The following coding sequences lie in one Arthrobacter sp. PGP41 genomic window:
- a CDS encoding glycosyltransferase, giving the protein MSISTQSPKKNTPTASSDDARSDWQTLQRVILPSASQMDTVPLYMDMGTATGIQLPTVGDRDGKPSKARAFSSPAKEAHVEDFLSRHSTSVRSGERVSFGSYFNAFPASYWRRWTTVDKIRLQVRTQGAGSVIVYKSNARGSLQRVDTRRVEGIADNYFELSLAPFGDGGWYWFDLVAGSEPLIMLDAEWQGPAIESTPGSVTLQITTLNKTDFCLNNLRLLAESEEALEHVQEILIVDQGTQKLSDAEGFDDVKKSLNGKLRIINQSNLGGSGGFARGMFEAVENGSDYVLLMDDDVVVEPESIIRLLTFADRCKTPTLVGGHMFDLYNRTVLHTFGEIVNPYRFQPALPNDEMILGHDFMSSNLRQTSWLHRRCDVDYNGWWMCLIPTKVIRDIGLSLPLFIKWDDSEYGLRAKAHGYPTVSLPGSAVWHVSWIDKDDLVGWQAYFHARNRVVAALLHSPYEFGGRVIKESQYADVKHLVSMQYATAEGRRWALEDVLKGPSALPDLLATKLPKIREMMAGHSDSVFRPDPEDFPSPKMDKPPRRGHGPSQPSKITLLPWAAKTVVRQLASPVQGTTAERPQATVAHQDNRWWRMAQYDSAVVSNAEGTGASWYRRDPKQLRKMLADSARLHAALLKEWPALSKKYKAALHELTSIESWRKTFEQHTQNEIK; this is encoded by the coding sequence ATGAGCATCTCAACCCAAAGCCCGAAGAAGAACACTCCGACGGCTTCATCGGATGACGCGCGCAGCGATTGGCAGACACTGCAGCGGGTGATTCTTCCGAGCGCCAGCCAGATGGACACTGTACCCCTCTACATGGATATGGGGACTGCTACCGGCATTCAACTGCCCACTGTGGGTGACCGGGATGGAAAGCCATCAAAGGCCAGGGCATTCAGCAGCCCGGCGAAGGAAGCCCATGTCGAAGACTTCCTTTCCCGGCATTCCACGTCAGTCCGCTCAGGCGAAAGAGTTTCTTTCGGCAGCTACTTCAATGCATTTCCGGCCAGCTACTGGCGGCGCTGGACCACGGTGGACAAGATCCGCCTGCAAGTCCGAACTCAAGGCGCTGGTTCGGTCATCGTGTATAAATCCAACGCCCGGGGGTCCCTGCAACGCGTGGACACGCGCCGTGTCGAAGGAATTGCAGATAACTACTTCGAGCTCTCGCTCGCGCCCTTCGGCGACGGCGGCTGGTACTGGTTCGACTTGGTAGCGGGCTCCGAGCCGCTCATCATGCTCGACGCCGAGTGGCAGGGGCCGGCGATAGAGAGCACACCGGGATCTGTCACCCTCCAGATCACCACTCTGAACAAGACCGACTTTTGCCTGAACAACCTCCGGCTTCTTGCCGAGAGCGAGGAAGCGCTCGAACACGTTCAAGAGATCCTCATCGTCGATCAGGGCACCCAGAAGCTGTCGGACGCGGAAGGCTTCGACGACGTTAAGAAGTCGCTGAACGGGAAACTGCGCATTATCAACCAGTCCAACCTCGGTGGGTCCGGCGGGTTCGCCCGGGGCATGTTCGAAGCCGTGGAAAACGGCAGTGACTACGTGCTGCTCATGGATGATGACGTCGTTGTCGAACCTGAAAGCATCATTCGGCTCTTGACTTTCGCTGACCGGTGCAAGACCCCAACGCTCGTCGGGGGTCACATGTTTGATCTGTACAACAGGACTGTCCTCCACACGTTCGGCGAGATCGTGAACCCCTACCGGTTCCAGCCGGCGCTTCCCAATGATGAAATGATCCTTGGGCACGACTTCATGTCATCCAATCTGCGTCAAACGTCCTGGCTGCACCGCCGCTGCGATGTTGACTACAACGGCTGGTGGATGTGCCTGATCCCCACGAAGGTCATCCGGGACATCGGACTTTCGCTGCCTCTGTTCATCAAATGGGACGACTCTGAATACGGCCTGCGCGCCAAGGCGCATGGTTATCCCACAGTGTCGCTGCCCGGTTCTGCCGTATGGCATGTTTCCTGGATCGACAAGGACGACCTCGTCGGATGGCAGGCATACTTCCACGCCCGGAACAGGGTGGTGGCGGCTCTCCTGCACAGCCCCTACGAGTTTGGTGGCCGCGTAATCAAGGAATCCCAGTACGCCGACGTGAAGCACCTGGTTTCCATGCAGTACGCAACAGCAGAGGGACGTCGATGGGCGCTGGAAGACGTACTTAAGGGACCGTCGGCTCTGCCGGACTTGCTTGCCACGAAGCTGCCCAAGATCCGCGAAATGATGGCGGGACACTCGGACTCCGTTTTCCGGCCCGATCCGGAAGACTTTCCCTCGCCGAAAATGGACAAACCGCCCCGCCGAGGCCATGGGCCCTCGCAGCCCTCAAAAATCACCCTGCTGCCATGGGCAGCGAAAACAGTTGTCCGGCAGTTGGCGAGCCCCGTCCAGGGCACGACCGCCGAGCGGCCCCAGGCAACGGTGGCCCACCAGGACAACCGCTGGTGGCGCATGGCCCAATATGATAGCGCCGTGGTCTCGAACGCCGAGGGAACGGGCGCATCCTGGTACCGGCGTGATCCAAAACAGCTCCGGAAAATGCTGGCGGATAGCGCTCGGCTTCATGCTGCCCTCCTCAAGGAGTGGCCCGCGCTCAGCAAGAAGTACAAGGCTGCCCTGCACGAACTCACCTCCATCGAGTCCTGGAGGAAGACGTTCGAGCAGCACACGCAGAACGAGATCAAGTGA
- the glf gene encoding UDP-galactopyranose mutase, translating to MTADLVIVGSGFFGLTIAEQAATELGLKVVVIDRRHHIGGNAYSEKEEQTGIEVHRYGAHLFHTSNERVWEYVNRFTTFTNYVHKVYGVHKGEVYSLPINLATINQFFRANLTPGQARELIQEQAGELAGTDPQNLNDKGIQLIGRPLYEAFIKHYTGKQWQTDPKDLPAGIISRLPVRYNYDNRYFNDKYEGLPTNGYTAWIEKMAEHPNIEVRLNTDFFDESHEYSKNKVVGTIPVIYTGPVDRYFDFAEGDLSWRTIDFEEEVLDMEDFQGTSVVNYNDDDVPYTRVIEPRHFHPERDYQTEKTVIMREFSRFAEKGDEPYYPVNTSADRERLLKYRDLAAAEKDVLFGGRLGTYKYLDMHMAIGSALSMFDNKIRPHFESGVKLESGGVDA from the coding sequence GTGACCGCTGACCTCGTCATCGTAGGGTCCGGCTTTTTTGGCCTGACAATCGCAGAACAGGCCGCTACTGAGCTGGGCTTGAAGGTCGTCGTCATCGACCGCCGCCACCACATCGGCGGCAACGCCTACAGCGAAAAAGAAGAGCAGACCGGCATTGAGGTGCACCGCTACGGTGCCCACCTCTTCCACACCTCCAACGAGCGGGTGTGGGAGTACGTCAACCGGTTCACAACCTTCACGAACTACGTCCACAAGGTCTATGGCGTGCACAAGGGCGAGGTCTACTCACTCCCCATCAACCTGGCGACCATAAACCAGTTCTTCCGTGCCAACCTGACACCCGGCCAGGCGAGGGAACTCATCCAGGAGCAAGCCGGCGAGCTTGCCGGGACCGATCCGCAGAACCTCAATGACAAGGGCATCCAGCTGATCGGCCGTCCCCTGTACGAGGCGTTCATCAAGCACTACACCGGCAAACAGTGGCAGACGGATCCCAAGGACCTGCCGGCCGGCATCATTTCGCGGCTGCCCGTGCGGTACAACTACGACAACCGGTACTTCAACGACAAGTACGAGGGCCTGCCCACGAACGGCTACACGGCGTGGATCGAAAAGATGGCCGAGCACCCGAACATCGAGGTCCGGCTCAACACCGATTTCTTCGATGAGTCGCATGAGTACAGCAAGAACAAGGTGGTCGGGACCATCCCGGTGATCTACACGGGCCCCGTGGACCGCTACTTCGACTTCGCCGAAGGTGACCTGTCCTGGCGCACCATCGACTTCGAGGAAGAAGTGCTGGACATGGAGGACTTCCAGGGCACCTCCGTTGTGAACTACAACGACGACGACGTCCCCTACACCCGGGTCATCGAGCCCCGCCACTTCCACCCCGAACGTGACTACCAGACGGAAAAGACCGTCATCATGCGCGAGTTCTCACGTTTCGCCGAGAAGGGTGATGAGCCGTACTACCCGGTCAACACGTCCGCTGACCGGGAACGGCTCCTGAAATACCGCGACCTGGCGGCGGCCGAGAAGGACGTACTCTTCGGCGGGCGCCTCGGCACGTACAAGTACCTGGACATGCACATGGCCATCGGTTCTGCGCTGAGCATGTTCGACAACAAGATCCGGCCGCACTTCGAAAGCGGCGTAAAGCTGGAAAGCGGAGGAGTGGACGCATGA
- a CDS encoding FtsK/SpoIIIE domain-containing protein yields the protein MTLHCTLVRGPQALHARPPLELSITASPGTSGATIHARLVERFGTGAVSIGGDDLCSMSLGTAPLVDGAVLVDGGSQPSSRRRPRSPASDPAAPIALAVHTGAGAGILVPLRRGTYTIGRSNTRIVVPDPELSREHARLVVTEKDIMIVDLDSANGTYVDGGRVRHAGVTTDSTIRCGNTAMSLVFLDLPDKALADAGTSVKEPLTVTGRTDSGSRGILLLTAVLPLAIGIGLAVLSGMWMFLGFAAVSAVSVLIPLAAGRRQGREFARRIQSAVEEDRKRRQRAGPSLPLLVLAARHGQVAAFRDEGNGRVWLRLGQAPQEANLKVEPGAAPRAVPSAGEVPVLLDPGPPNTTFRGPRTVAEAMIRSLVMQLTGYPRGNRTRIIICGPLDTLPLAARFLPAVTLAASPEAGLRALAEGFGSTFAHGVLLSIDASLMDGGGLREEAARLGWQVIQFCVPDTVPGIPDVELAERQSFLRETRRRIAFVPDLAPEDVFSNFCRQAAALPRRVEGQGQGVPPACTLDELLRLSPEDTAARWDASTRTHGLGVPLGVGATGPQNLDLLADGPHLLVAGTTGSGKSELLRNLALALALTHPPDRVNFLFVDFKGGSGLGPLAGLVHCVGILTDLATHELERTLASLRAEIRVREETLAAAQVPDLAAYRSKRAGRSRPLPHLVIVIDEFRMLVDDAPEVLRELMRIASIGRSLGLHLVMATQRPQGALTADIRANVTSSIALRVQSEMESHDIIRTAAAAGIRLDTPGRAFIARGMEEPEEFQAAATGQARRATALEETEVHLTTEYLKAMRENTTAPAGTADRTPAEAAASLVSMVRSLWASQGGASPRPPVAPPLPRKLARPEQKISPGGVTAEATAKDGTSQWTIELGLVDLPDRQEVVPLLWDPAKVSHLAFVGGPASGAAEALDLAAREVAGHATESHCYFLDAGGTFLGLAAHTRTGAHAGLHELRRAVRILERLAQELASRLSRADRHVPLVLVISGWGAWVSAFRAGPLAWAEDLVQDLVRDGAHAGITVLISGERELVTARFCGSLPNRIYFPAGSNEDSRIAWPKMPSTAAVKGRGVALGPIVGGTAAVCQLFEPAAASAAHGGTSPAHIVTAGTRPFRVEPLPSMVSISEVMALAARMDDVGATVSEAPLANGQGSRRNAAHAQPRDLLLGVGGDELQPVTMRIPAGGVFAVLGGTGTGKTNVLRILQALNPAGHWTCPDGGMDPEEFWKCSLARAKAGELPRTAVLLADDIDLLPAGALRDLSELHALGHPVVLTANYSPLLLQRVPLVMDCRAAGKGLLLSPRSASEGDLFGVRFDIEPNPPAGRGMLISRGRTAAVQVAWAGTE from the coding sequence ATGACACTCCACTGCACACTGGTCCGCGGCCCCCAGGCGCTGCATGCCCGGCCGCCCCTGGAACTTTCCATAACGGCATCTCCTGGCACTTCCGGCGCAACGATCCACGCCCGGCTGGTGGAGAGGTTCGGCACGGGGGCCGTCTCTATCGGCGGGGATGACCTGTGTTCCATGAGCCTCGGCACAGCACCCCTCGTGGATGGCGCCGTCCTGGTCGACGGCGGCAGCCAGCCCTCCAGCCGAAGAAGGCCGAGGAGCCCGGCCTCCGATCCCGCTGCTCCCATCGCGCTGGCTGTGCACACCGGGGCCGGCGCAGGCATCCTGGTCCCCCTGCGGCGTGGCACCTACACGATAGGCAGAAGCAATACCCGCATCGTGGTTCCCGATCCTGAGCTCTCCCGCGAGCATGCCCGCCTGGTGGTCACCGAAAAGGACATCATGATCGTCGATCTGGATAGTGCCAACGGCACCTATGTCGACGGCGGGAGGGTACGCCATGCGGGCGTTACCACGGACTCCACTATCCGCTGCGGCAATACGGCAATGTCGCTCGTCTTCCTGGACCTGCCTGACAAGGCACTGGCCGACGCCGGCACGTCAGTTAAGGAGCCCCTCACCGTCACGGGCCGCACCGACTCCGGCAGTCGCGGGATCCTTCTGCTCACCGCAGTTCTCCCACTGGCCATCGGCATAGGACTCGCGGTTCTTTCAGGAATGTGGATGTTCCTTGGTTTCGCGGCCGTCTCGGCAGTCTCCGTACTCATCCCGCTGGCGGCGGGCCGCCGCCAGGGGCGCGAGTTCGCGCGACGGATCCAGTCGGCAGTGGAGGAGGACCGGAAGCGGCGGCAGCGGGCAGGCCCCTCCCTCCCGCTGCTGGTGCTGGCTGCCCGCCATGGGCAGGTTGCGGCTTTCCGCGACGAGGGAAACGGCAGGGTGTGGCTTCGCCTTGGGCAAGCGCCCCAGGAAGCCAATCTGAAAGTCGAGCCGGGGGCCGCGCCCCGCGCTGTCCCGTCAGCCGGGGAAGTCCCCGTATTGCTGGATCCGGGTCCCCCCAACACCACGTTCCGTGGGCCCCGGACCGTTGCGGAGGCGATGATCAGGTCGCTGGTCATGCAGTTGACAGGCTACCCGCGTGGCAACAGGACCCGCATCATCATCTGCGGCCCGCTGGACACTCTGCCGCTCGCTGCCCGCTTTCTTCCCGCCGTGACCCTCGCAGCGTCCCCGGAAGCCGGACTGCGGGCACTGGCGGAGGGCTTTGGATCCACGTTTGCGCATGGCGTCCTCCTGTCCATCGACGCGTCACTCATGGACGGGGGCGGACTACGGGAAGAGGCAGCGCGGTTGGGGTGGCAAGTGATCCAGTTTTGCGTGCCTGACACAGTTCCGGGTATCCCCGACGTGGAACTCGCCGAGCGGCAGTCATTCCTGCGGGAAACGCGGCGCCGCATTGCCTTCGTCCCGGACCTGGCACCCGAGGACGTGTTCAGCAACTTCTGCCGGCAGGCGGCGGCCTTGCCGAGGCGAGTGGAAGGACAAGGACAAGGGGTTCCTCCCGCATGCACACTGGACGAACTGCTGCGGCTCTCTCCCGAGGACACAGCTGCCCGCTGGGATGCGAGCACCCGCACCCACGGTTTAGGCGTTCCGCTGGGAGTTGGAGCAACAGGGCCGCAAAACCTGGACCTGCTGGCTGACGGTCCGCACCTATTGGTGGCGGGAACCACAGGCTCGGGCAAATCGGAACTGCTCCGAAACCTGGCGCTGGCGCTGGCGCTCACCCATCCTCCGGACAGGGTCAATTTCCTCTTTGTCGATTTCAAAGGCGGATCAGGCCTTGGTCCGTTGGCGGGCCTGGTCCACTGCGTCGGCATCCTGACCGACCTGGCCACCCACGAACTCGAGCGGACCCTCGCATCACTCCGGGCGGAAATCAGGGTCCGGGAGGAAACCCTCGCCGCTGCCCAGGTTCCGGACCTCGCCGCCTACCGTTCCAAACGTGCAGGCCGAAGTCGTCCCCTCCCCCATCTGGTCATAGTCATCGACGAGTTTCGGATGCTCGTGGACGACGCTCCAGAGGTGCTCCGCGAACTCATGAGGATCGCTTCCATCGGGCGCTCGCTCGGCCTGCACCTCGTCATGGCTACCCAGCGTCCCCAGGGAGCGCTGACCGCCGATATCCGTGCCAACGTCACATCCAGCATCGCGCTTCGCGTCCAGTCCGAGATGGAGTCCCACGACATCATCAGGACAGCGGCGGCAGCCGGGATCCGGCTGGACACTCCGGGGCGTGCCTTTATTGCCCGCGGCATGGAAGAGCCGGAGGAATTCCAGGCGGCAGCAACGGGACAAGCGCGCCGTGCCACAGCATTGGAAGAAACAGAGGTACACCTCACCACGGAATATTTGAAGGCGATGCGCGAAAACACCACTGCACCCGCCGGCACCGCTGACCGGACGCCGGCAGAAGCAGCAGCCTCCCTCGTCTCGATGGTTCGAAGTCTATGGGCCTCACAGGGTGGGGCATCACCTCGGCCGCCGGTTGCCCCTCCGCTGCCCCGGAAGCTCGCCCGACCCGAACAGAAAATATCCCCTGGCGGCGTGACCGCCGAGGCAACGGCGAAGGACGGGACCAGCCAGTGGACCATTGAGCTGGGCTTGGTGGACTTGCCCGACCGCCAAGAGGTCGTGCCGCTGTTGTGGGACCCCGCAAAAGTCAGCCACCTCGCATTTGTCGGAGGCCCGGCGTCCGGCGCCGCGGAGGCCCTTGACCTGGCCGCCCGGGAAGTGGCTGGCCATGCAACCGAATCACACTGCTACTTCCTGGACGCCGGCGGAACCTTCCTCGGCCTGGCAGCACACACCCGGACGGGAGCACACGCAGGGCTGCACGAGCTGCGGCGTGCCGTCCGCATACTTGAACGGCTGGCCCAGGAACTGGCCAGCCGCCTGAGTCGGGCTGACCGCCACGTTCCGCTGGTCCTTGTCATCTCCGGCTGGGGGGCCTGGGTATCGGCTTTTCGGGCAGGACCGCTGGCCTGGGCCGAAGACCTTGTCCAGGATCTGGTCCGCGACGGCGCCCACGCCGGAATCACGGTGCTCATCTCCGGCGAGAGGGAACTCGTTACGGCCAGGTTCTGCGGATCACTTCCCAACCGCATCTACTTCCCCGCAGGCTCCAACGAGGACAGCCGAATCGCATGGCCAAAGATGCCCTCCACGGCCGCGGTCAAAGGCAGGGGCGTGGCACTCGGGCCGATCGTCGGCGGGACCGCGGCCGTCTGCCAGCTCTTCGAACCCGCTGCGGCCAGTGCCGCGCATGGCGGCACCAGCCCGGCCCACATCGTTACGGCGGGGACCCGGCCTTTCCGTGTTGAGCCGCTGCCCTCCATGGTGTCAATCTCGGAGGTTATGGCGTTGGCTGCCAGGATGGACGACGTCGGGGCGACTGTTAGCGAAGCGCCGCTTGCGAACGGGCAGGGATCACGCCGGAACGCCGCCCATGCCCAGCCGCGGGACCTGCTGCTGGGCGTCGGCGGGGACGAGCTGCAGCCTGTCACCATGCGGATTCCGGCTGGCGGCGTCTTCGCGGTGCTCGGGGGAACAGGTACCGGGAAGACGAACGTCCTGCGAATCCTGCAGGCACTTAACCCCGCGGGCCACTGGACCTGCCCCGACGGCGGCATGGACCCGGAGGAGTTCTGGAAGTGTTCGCTGGCCAGGGCCAAAGCGGGGGAACTGCCAAGGACAGCGGTGCTGTTGGCGGACGACATTGACCTCTTGCCTGCCGGCGCCTTACGCGACCTGTCCGAGTTGCACGCTCTCGGCCACCCAGTGGTCCTCACGGCAAATTACAGCCCGTTGCTGCTTCAGCGAGTTCCGCTGGTAATGGATTGCCGGGCCGCCGGAAAGGGACTCCTGCTGTCTCCGCGGTCCGCATCGGAGGGCGACCTGTTCGGGGTCCGCTTCGACATCGAGCCGAATCCGCCTGCGGGCAGGGGGATGTTGATATCCCGGGGGCGGACCGCCGCTGTCCAGGTGGCCTGGGCGGGGACCGAATAA
- a CDS encoding WhiB family transcriptional regulator — MDWRNRAACLEKDPELFFPVGNTGPALLQIEEAKSVCRRCPVVDTCLQWALESGQDAGVWGGMSEDERRALKRRAARARRAS; from the coding sequence ATGGATTGGCGTAACCGCGCAGCGTGCCTCGAAAAGGACCCCGAACTCTTCTTCCCCGTCGGGAACACCGGGCCTGCCCTCCTGCAGATCGAGGAAGCAAAAAGCGTCTGCCGCCGGTGCCCCGTTGTGGACACCTGCCTGCAGTGGGCCCTCGAGTCCGGCCAGGACGCCGGCGTCTGGGGCGGCATGAGCGAAGACGAGCGCCGGGCGCTGAAGCGCCGCGCTGCCCGCGCCCGCCGCGCTTCCTGA
- a CDS encoding sensor histidine kinase — translation MAIFTDPIREHADFGPGDAEWLHLLVGDWQMVADLAFADLALWFPHPDHGYVALAHVRPSTTHTVFHGDFVGEGIRSDLQPLVDKAWSSRSIERSSETNWSSDMALRVEAVPMVRNGRTLAVVTTHMDLSSSRMPSRLELTYRQCAYDLLRMGTLGLWPDFASPTGSRRGAPRVGDGLIRLDAEGIVQYASPNGVSAFRRLGDGESLEGRSLAEVTASLLKDRRMVDETLPLVVTGRMPWRSEIESRGVSLSLRAIPLRDEQQRFGALVLCRDVSELRRREMELVTKDATIREIHHRVKNNLQTVAALLRMQSRRMVSDEAKQGLEQAMRRVATIALVHETLSQGLTQSVDFDELIGRQFRLSAEVASPSQQVRTERSGTFGELPSDLATPLALVINELVTNAVEHGLEGRAGTVSLIADRSDGDDGEELTVTIADDGVGLPDTPHVEGLGLQIVRTLVTSELGGTIQWRPREGGGTAVEIRLSLAGK, via the coding sequence GTGGCAATCTTTACGGACCCCATCAGGGAACATGCTGATTTTGGGCCGGGCGATGCCGAGTGGCTGCACCTCCTGGTGGGGGACTGGCAGATGGTCGCGGACCTGGCGTTCGCCGACCTTGCACTGTGGTTCCCACACCCGGACCACGGATACGTGGCGCTGGCGCACGTCCGGCCCTCCACCACGCACACGGTGTTCCACGGCGACTTCGTGGGCGAGGGCATCCGGTCCGACCTGCAGCCGCTCGTGGACAAGGCCTGGAGCAGCCGTTCCATCGAACGCTCCAGCGAAACCAACTGGAGCAGCGACATGGCCCTGCGGGTGGAGGCGGTCCCCATGGTCCGCAACGGGCGCACCCTTGCCGTGGTCACCACGCACATGGACCTCTCCAGCTCGCGGATGCCGTCGCGGCTTGAGCTGACGTACCGCCAGTGCGCGTATGACCTGCTGCGGATGGGCACGCTGGGGCTCTGGCCGGACTTCGCGTCGCCTACGGGCTCCCGGCGCGGTGCGCCGCGTGTGGGGGACGGGCTGATCAGGCTGGATGCAGAAGGCATTGTGCAGTACGCCAGTCCCAATGGTGTCTCTGCCTTCAGGCGGCTGGGTGACGGGGAGTCACTTGAGGGCCGGTCCCTGGCGGAGGTGACCGCCAGCCTGCTGAAGGACCGCCGCATGGTGGATGAGACGCTGCCCCTCGTGGTGACCGGCCGGATGCCGTGGCGCAGTGAGATCGAGTCCCGGGGCGTGAGCCTGTCCCTGCGCGCGATTCCGCTCCGCGACGAGCAGCAGCGCTTCGGCGCGCTGGTCCTGTGCCGCGATGTGTCCGAGCTTCGCCGGCGTGAAATGGAGCTTGTTACCAAGGACGCGACCATCCGGGAGATCCACCACCGGGTCAAGAACAATCTCCAGACCGTCGCGGCGCTGCTGCGCATGCAGTCCCGGCGGATGGTCAGCGACGAAGCGAAACAGGGGCTTGAGCAGGCGATGCGCCGGGTGGCCACCATCGCGCTGGTCCACGAGACCCTGTCCCAGGGCCTTACCCAAAGCGTGGATTTTGATGAGCTCATCGGACGGCAGTTCCGACTTTCCGCGGAAGTCGCCTCACCTTCACAGCAGGTCAGGACGGAACGCTCCGGCACCTTTGGCGAGCTGCCCAGCGACCTCGCCACCCCGCTGGCCCTGGTCATCAACGAACTGGTAACCAATGCCGTGGAGCACGGACTGGAGGGGCGGGCTGGGACGGTCTCGCTGATCGCTGACCGGTCGGACGGAGATGACGGAGAGGAGCTCACCGTCACCATTGCCGACGACGGCGTGGGCCTTCCGGACACACCTCACGTTGAGGGGCTTGGGCTCCAGATCGTGCGGACCCTGGTGACGAGCGAACTGGGCGGGACCATCCAGTGGCGGCCACGGGAGGGTGGCGGCACCGCCGTCGAGATCCGGCTCAGCCTTGCCGGGAAGTAG